A region of Marnyiella aurantia DNA encodes the following proteins:
- a CDS encoding cyanophycinase: MKPVGKLMIIGGAVNKGSFTESEYEQSVEKNLNFFERGILRKIINESRNKVDSVIEVITTASQIPQIVGPEYKKAFEFLGAKHVNILDIQTREQANSDAIVARANSADVVMFTGGDQLRLTSILGGTRFHDAILTKYQETDFLYCGTSAGAAAASENMIYQGSSSEALLKGEIKTTQGLGFIDNVIVDTHFVQRGRIGRLFQAVVSNPRTLGIGLGEDTGLFIQDDCMTAVGSGLVILVDGRFIKDTNLTNVNLGEPVSIDNLIVHVMSVNDRFNLKTKELTIENTQYSPIPT; this comes from the coding sequence ATGAAGCCTGTAGGAAAATTAATGATCATCGGAGGAGCTGTAAATAAAGGCAGTTTTACAGAATCCGAGTACGAACAAAGTGTAGAGAAAAACCTGAATTTTTTTGAACGGGGCATCCTGCGAAAAATAATCAATGAAAGCAGGAATAAGGTAGATTCTGTAATTGAGGTCATCACCACCGCTTCGCAGATTCCTCAAATTGTGGGACCTGAATATAAGAAAGCTTTTGAATTTCTTGGCGCAAAACATGTAAATATCCTGGATATACAAACCCGTGAGCAGGCTAATTCGGATGCAATTGTAGCGCGTGCCAACAGTGCCGATGTGGTTATGTTTACGGGTGGTGACCAATTGCGTCTTACTTCTATTCTGGGAGGAACAAGATTTCACGATGCCATACTTACGAAATATCAGGAAACCGATTTTCTTTATTGCGGTACTTCTGCAGGAGCTGCTGCTGCCTCAGAGAATATGATCTATCAGGGCTCGAGTAGCGAAGCCTTGCTTAAGGGTGAGATTAAAACTACCCAGGGATTAGGTTTCATCGACAATGTAATTGTTGATACTCATTTCGTTCAGCGCGGCAGGATTGGCAGGCTTTTTCAGGCTGTCGTGAGCAACCCCAGAACATTGGGAATCGGTCTGGGTGAAGATACAGGTCTTTTCATCCAGGATGACTGTATGACCGCGGTCGGTTCCGGCCTTGTGATTCTGGTTGACGGCCGTTTTATCAAAGATACCAATCTTACCAATGTTAATCTGGGGGAACCTGTGTCCATAGACAACCTGATTGTACATGTAATGTCTGTGAACGACAGATTTAACCTGAAAACAAAAGAACTTACAATAGAGAATACTCAATACAGCCCAATTCCTACATAA
- a CDS encoding YtxH domain-containing protein, which yields MSTRRNGLLALLGLGAFAFWKYKNSTPEEQQAVKDKFNTAKDNLGKLGNDLKSKASDMASQVQSKAGEYANKAENKADEVRSDVNSSSL from the coding sequence ATGAGCACTAGAAGAAATGGATTATTAGCACTTTTGGGCCTTGGAGCGTTTGCATTCTGGAAATACAAAAACTCTACACCAGAAGAGCAGCAAGCGGTTAAGGATAAATTTAACACCGCTAAAGACAACTTGGGTAAATTAGGTAACGACCTGAAGAGCAAAGCTTCTGATATGGCGTCTCAGGTTCAGAGTAAGGCAGGTGAGTACGCGAACAAAGCTGAAAATAAAGCCGATGAAGTTAGATCTGACGTAAACAGCAGCAGTCTTTAA
- a CDS encoding class I SAM-dependent methyltransferase, producing the protein MDNYLDINRNSWNAKVEHHLKSDFYFVDEFLAGRTSLNSIELEILGDVSSREILHLQCHFGQDSISLSRMGSKVTGVDLSDKAIDAARDLSAKTNSDTRFVVSDIYALPEVLDKKFDIVYTSYGTIGWLPDLDKWASVISHFLKPGGKLVFVEFHPFIWMYDDDFSHVKYSYFNEEMIVELEHGTYADQSADLFQKSVTWNHPTSEVLTALLKNGLQLSSFREYDWSPYPCFRHNEEFSPAKYRIPQFGNKVPHVFSLTAIKNCLQNEDSY; encoded by the coding sequence ATGGATAATTATCTGGACATAAACCGCAACAGCTGGAATGCTAAAGTGGAGCATCATCTAAAGTCAGACTTTTATTTTGTAGATGAATTTCTGGCTGGCCGGACGTCGCTAAACTCTATAGAGCTTGAAATTTTAGGCGATGTTTCCAGCCGGGAAATCCTTCACCTGCAGTGCCATTTCGGACAGGACTCCATCTCTCTTTCACGCATGGGTTCGAAGGTTACAGGGGTTGATCTTTCGGACAAAGCCATTGATGCAGCCCGCGACCTGTCGGCAAAGACAAATTCAGATACCCGGTTTGTGGTTTCGGATATTTATGCACTGCCGGAAGTTCTGGATAAGAAGTTTGACATTGTGTACACAAGCTATGGTACCATTGGCTGGCTGCCGGACCTTGACAAATGGGCGTCAGTGATTTCGCATTTTTTGAAACCCGGCGGTAAACTGGTCTTTGTGGAATTTCATCCTTTTATCTGGATGTATGATGATGATTTCAGCCATGTGAAATACAGCTATTTCAACGAGGAAATGATTGTAGAGTTGGAACACGGAACTTATGCTGATCAGTCTGCAGATTTGTTTCAGAAATCAGTTACCTGGAATCATCCAACTTCCGAAGTTTTAACAGCTCTTCTTAAAAACGGACTTCAGCTGTCCTCGTTCCGGGAGTATGACTGGTCGCCATATCCGTGCTTCAGGCATAATGAAGAATTTAGTCCCGCCAAATACAGAATTCCGCAGTTCGGAAATAAAGTCCCGCATGTCTTTTCACTTACGGCAATAAAAAACTGCCTTCAAAATGAAGACAGTTACTAA
- the cphA gene encoding cyanophycin synthetase: protein MKIEKIQALRGPNIWSIRRKKLIQMRLNLEELENFPTNKVPGFRERIEKLMPSLITHRCSEGHEGGFFHRIEMGTWMGHVIEHIALEIQTLAGMNTGFGRTRETKTPGIYNVVFSYLEESAGLFAAEESVKIAEALVDGSEYDLEACIQSLREIRERVRLGPSTGSIVEEAVSRRIPWIRLGRNSLVQLGYGVNQQRFQATITGKTSSIAVEIACNKEATKKMLEESAIPVPSGDIAVEVEDLRKIIDKIGYPIVLKPLSGNHGRGQSINVRDWDAAVLGLEHAKTVSTKVIVEKYVTGFDFRILVINHKMVAAARRVPAHVVGDGEMNISELIEKENQDPRRGYGHENVLTEIAVDKDTTELLDRLGYTLETVPQKGEIVYLKSTANLSTGGTSIDVTDMVHPENITMCERVSKIIGLDVCGIDIMAENLTQPLKESGGAILEVNAAPGFRMHLAPSEGLPRNVAAPVVDMLYPPGKPFTIPIISVTGTNGKTTTTRLISHIVKNNGYRVGFTTSDGIYIQNTMLAKGDTTGPMSAEFILKDPTVEFAVLETARGGILRSGLGYSQADIGVLTNIKEDHLGMDDIHSLRDLTRVKRVVLDSVKKNGWCILNADDEYSMRLLNDLPARVALFSMDEDNPHMRKYAKEGKVSCVYEEGYVTIKKGDWKIRIAKVNNIPITMEGKAKFMIANVLAASLATYLHGFEIEDIANSLRTFIPSAQLTPGRLNIFNFKNFKVMIDFAHNAAGYEAIEDFLANVDSPKKIGIISGVGDRRDEDIRECGKIAGRMFDHIIIRNEKHLRGRTEDEICGLVIDGIQSAGKNPSFEIIPKEIEALKHAMSLAEEGTFITALSDVISNAIDLVQEYQQKEILEEGLH from the coding sequence ATGAAAATCGAAAAAATACAGGCCCTTCGCGGACCAAACATTTGGAGCATCCGCAGAAAAAAACTTATTCAGATGCGCCTTAATCTGGAGGAGCTTGAAAATTTTCCTACCAATAAAGTTCCGGGATTCCGCGAACGTATTGAAAAACTTATGCCATCCCTGATAACTCACAGATGTTCTGAAGGTCACGAGGGTGGCTTTTTTCACCGCATTGAAATGGGTACCTGGATGGGTCACGTAATTGAACACATTGCCCTGGAGATACAGACCCTTGCTGGAATGAATACCGGTTTTGGACGCACACGTGAAACAAAGACTCCCGGTATTTATAACGTAGTTTTCAGTTATCTGGAAGAGAGTGCAGGACTTTTTGCAGCTGAAGAATCAGTTAAAATTGCTGAAGCTCTGGTTGACGGCAGCGAATACGATCTTGAAGCCTGTATACAGAGTCTGCGTGAGATCCGTGAGCGTGTACGGCTGGGACCTTCCACCGGAAGTATAGTGGAAGAAGCTGTTTCCCGCCGCATTCCATGGATCCGACTGGGCAGAAACTCGTTAGTACAGTTAGGATACGGTGTCAATCAGCAGAGATTTCAGGCTACAATTACCGGCAAAACCAGTTCTATTGCGGTTGAAATTGCCTGTAATAAAGAAGCTACCAAAAAGATGCTGGAGGAATCAGCCATTCCCGTTCCATCCGGAGATATCGCTGTGGAAGTAGAGGATTTGCGCAAAATTATTGATAAGATAGGTTATCCTATTGTTCTGAAACCCTTAAGCGGAAATCACGGTCGGGGTCAGTCCATCAATGTTCGCGATTGGGACGCTGCCGTGTTGGGACTTGAGCATGCAAAAACGGTTTCAACAAAAGTTATTGTTGAAAAATATGTTACAGGCTTCGATTTCCGGATTCTGGTAATAAACCATAAGATGGTTGCCGCTGCCAGACGGGTGCCGGCGCATGTGGTAGGCGACGGTGAAATGAATATTTCAGAACTTATTGAAAAGGAAAATCAGGACCCGCGCCGAGGATACGGACATGAAAATGTGCTTACAGAAATAGCGGTTGATAAGGATACCACCGAACTTCTGGACCGCCTCGGTTACACTTTGGAGACAGTTCCTCAGAAAGGCGAAATCGTTTATCTGAAATCCACAGCAAATCTCTCCACCGGCGGTACATCTATTGATGTTACAGACATGGTTCATCCTGAGAATATCACGATGTGCGAACGTGTTTCCAAAATTATAGGTCTGGACGTTTGCGGGATTGATATCATGGCCGAAAACCTTACTCAGCCATTAAAGGAAAGCGGCGGAGCCATTCTGGAAGTAAACGCTGCGCCGGGATTCCGCATGCACCTGGCTCCAAGTGAAGGATTGCCTAGAAATGTAGCAGCACCTGTTGTAGACATGCTTTATCCACCCGGCAAGCCTTTTACCATACCAATTATTTCGGTTACGGGTACCAACGGGAAGACTACAACAACCAGACTCATATCGCATATTGTAAAAAATAACGGTTACCGTGTAGGATTCACAACATCAGACGGAATTTATATTCAGAATACAATGCTGGCTAAAGGTGACACCACTGGACCGATGTCAGCCGAGTTTATCCTTAAAGATCCCACAGTAGAGTTTGCGGTACTGGAAACTGCCCGTGGCGGAATCCTGCGTTCCGGTTTGGGCTACAGCCAGGCAGATATCGGAGTTTTAACTAATATAAAGGAGGACCATCTGGGCATGGATGATATCCACAGCCTTCGCGACCTTACCCGTGTGAAGAGGGTAGTGCTGGACAGTGTGAAGAAGAATGGCTGGTGCATCCTTAATGCGGACGATGAATATTCCATGAGGTTGCTGAATGACCTTCCTGCAAGAGTTGCACTTTTCAGTATGGACGAGGACAATCCTCATATGCGCAAGTATGCCAAGGAAGGAAAGGTGAGCTGTGTTTATGAAGAAGGATATGTAACGATTAAGAAAGGTGACTGGAAAATCAGGATTGCAAAGGTGAACAACATTCCAATTACAATGGAAGGCAAAGCCAAATTCATGATTGCAAATGTTCTGGCTGCCAGTTTGGCGACCTACCTTCATGGTTTTGAGATTGAAGATATCGCAAATTCGCTCCGAACATTTATCCCAAGTGCACAGCTCACTCCGGGACGGCTGAATATATTCAATTTCAAGAATTTTAAGGTGATGATCGACTTTGCACATAACGCTGCAGGTTATGAAGCAATTGAGGATTTCCTGGCAAATGTGGACAGTCCAAAAAAAATCGGTATTATTTCCGGTGTTGGAGACCGCCGTGATGAAGATATCCGTGAATGCGGTAAAATTGCAGGCAGAATGTTTGACCATATTATTATACGTAACGAGAAGCACCTACGCGGACGGACAGAAGATGAAATCTGCGGTCTTGTAATTGACGGAATCCAGTCGGCGGGCAAAAATCCAAGCTTTGAGATTATTCCTAAAGAGATTGAGGCACTTAAACATGCCATGAGTCTTGCCGAAGAAGGAACTTTTATAACAGCGTTAAGTGATGTAATATCAAACGCGATTGACTTGGTCCAGGAATATCAGCAAAAAGAAATCCTGGAAGAAGGACTTCACTGA
- the hisS gene encoding histidine--tRNA ligase has product MKPSLAKGTRDFSAGEVIRRRQIINILQKNFELFGFQPLETPSFENLSTLTGKYGEEGDRLIFKILNSGDYASKTKDEDWNTKNSQKLISQISEKALRYDLTVPFARYVAMNHGQMVFPFKRYQIQPVWRADRPQKGRFREFYQCDADVVGSESLWQEVELVQLYIKSFSELKIPVTIHLNNRKVLTGLAEYAGIADQLIDFTVALDKLDKIGKEGVVNELLQKNIDQASIDKLDFLFAQSDDALENVQQLKTKFQGIESGLKGVEELEFVLTKCLELGIVSEQLKFDITLARGLDYYTGAIFEVKAKDVEMGSIGGGGRYDNLTEVFGVKNIPGIGISFGLDRIYLVMEEMNLFSADENTGVQYLFANYGEAEALEAVKVIAQLRLKGISAELYPESAKLKKQFTYAEKKGIPNLVFYGGEEISNSKITVKHLLSGEQQTVALREFLV; this is encoded by the coding sequence ATGAAGCCAAGTTTAGCGAAAGGAACCCGCGATTTCAGCGCCGGAGAAGTCATCAGGAGAAGACAGATTATCAATATACTTCAAAAGAATTTTGAACTTTTCGGTTTCCAGCCTTTGGAAACGCCCAGTTTCGAAAACCTGTCCACTCTAACTGGTAAGTACGGCGAAGAAGGTGACCGTTTAATTTTTAAGATCCTTAATTCCGGAGATTATGCTTCCAAAACCAAAGACGAAGACTGGAATACTAAGAATTCGCAAAAACTAATTTCACAAATTTCTGAAAAAGCCCTTCGCTACGACCTTACAGTACCTTTTGCCAGATATGTAGCCATGAATCACGGTCAGATGGTATTTCCCTTCAAGCGATACCAGATCCAACCCGTTTGGCGTGCCGACAGGCCGCAAAAAGGCAGATTCAGGGAGTTTTATCAGTGTGATGCTGATGTAGTAGGTTCCGAGAGCCTTTGGCAGGAGGTTGAACTGGTACAGCTTTATATTAAATCGTTTTCGGAACTTAAGATTCCTGTGACCATTCACCTCAACAACCGTAAAGTGCTTACTGGCCTGGCTGAGTATGCCGGCATCGCGGATCAGCTGATTGATTTTACCGTTGCCCTGGACAAACTGGACAAAATAGGGAAGGAGGGCGTTGTAAATGAACTTCTTCAGAAGAATATTGATCAGGCTTCCATTGATAAACTGGACTTCCTGTTCGCTCAAAGTGATGATGCTCTGGAAAATGTTCAGCAACTGAAAACGAAGTTTCAGGGAATTGAGTCCGGTCTTAAGGGTGTGGAAGAGCTTGAGTTTGTGCTTACCAAATGCCTTGAACTGGGTATTGTTTCGGAACAGCTGAAATTTGACATTACCCTGGCCCGTGGTCTTGACTACTATACCGGTGCAATTTTCGAAGTAAAAGCCAAAGATGTTGAAATGGGATCCATCGGTGGTGGCGGCAGATATGATAACCTTACAGAAGTTTTTGGCGTTAAAAATATCCCCGGAATCGGTATTTCATTTGGCCTGGACCGTATTTATCTGGTAATGGAGGAAATGAACCTCTTTTCTGCTGATGAAAATACAGGCGTACAGTATCTTTTTGCAAACTATGGCGAAGCGGAGGCGTTGGAAGCTGTAAAAGTAATTGCTCAGTTAAGGCTGAAAGGAATTTCGGCAGAACTATATCCCGAATCAGCAAAACTGAAGAAACAGTTTACATACGCTGAAAAGAAGGGTATTCCAAATCTGGTTTTCTATGGTGGCGAGGAAATTTCAAACAGCAAAATCACGGTGAAACATCTCTTAAGCGGAGAGCAGCAGACCGTTGCACTGCGCGAATTTCTTGTTTAA
- a CDS encoding universal stress protein has protein sequence MMKTIIVPTDFSEPAENAALYALNLAFYTNANIYLCHALRPEGPDPSLGGISQAVKNFPEMREICETKLKQLISILETESEHILAQSTGDYKPVIAGGCDFGDISAVVLAAAEGKDIPMIVMGRTGAGKLNRLAFGNSTLHMIKRTKLPLLIIPYTYKFGTLNKIAYSCEMTEDDKRTAQSLADFAASFDAELLIAHIPNFVEMIDSREYHTRQKTFMQDLEGKVSFKSIESDNIDSGLENLKKEDLDMLVMGHENRGFLDRFIFGSYAARHAAKIGIPLLIIPKRFAPQF, from the coding sequence ATGATGAAAACTATTATAGTTCCTACCGATTTTTCGGAGCCTGCTGAGAATGCGGCGCTGTACGCACTTAATCTCGCCTTTTATACGAATGCCAACATATATCTTTGCCACGCGCTCCGGCCCGAAGGACCTGATCCATCTTTAGGGGGTATATCCCAAGCTGTTAAAAATTTCCCTGAGATGCGGGAGATATGTGAAACCAAACTGAAGCAGCTTATATCAATACTGGAAACTGAATCAGAACATATTTTGGCTCAAAGTACTGGTGACTATAAGCCTGTTATAGCCGGGGGATGTGATTTTGGTGATATTTCGGCCGTGGTGCTGGCCGCTGCAGAAGGCAAGGATATACCAATGATTGTTATGGGCAGGACTGGCGCAGGAAAACTTAACAGGCTTGCTTTTGGCAACAGCACCCTCCATATGATTAAACGCACTAAACTGCCGCTGCTTATTATTCCTTACACTTATAAATTCGGAACTCTTAATAAAATTGCCTACTCCTGCGAAATGACGGAAGATGATAAACGTACAGCACAAAGCCTGGCTGATTTTGCCGCCTCTTTCGATGCCGAACTGTTGATTGCCCACATTCCGAACTTCGTGGAGATGATTGATTCGCGGGAGTATCATACCCGTCAGAAAACCTTTATGCAAGACCTTGAAGGCAAGGTCAGCTTCAAATCAATTGAAAGTGATAACATAGACAGTGGCTTGGAAAATCTGAAAAAAGAAGATTTAGATATGCTGGTGATGGGGCACGAGAACCGTGGCTTTCTGGACAGGTTCATATTTGGAAGTTACGCAGCGCGGCACGCTGCCAAGATCGGGATTCCGTTGCTTATTATTCCTAAACGCTTTGCTCCTCAGTTTTAG
- a CDS encoding HRDC domain-containing protein, with amino-acid sequence MKVKVLKVRIDDAFIRTDQQKLDKFLAEHQILKFESAFIKESECWSVILYFEEKKPILNEEQARKYSAPTETELNTDEVKILDALRLWRNEKAKDQNLPSYFIATNKELLSIAKYKPAKKEELQDIKGFGKHKIENYGEEIISLVETV; translated from the coding sequence ATGAAAGTTAAAGTATTAAAGGTCCGGATTGATGATGCCTTCATCCGCACCGACCAGCAAAAGCTGGACAAGTTTCTGGCAGAGCATCAGATTTTAAAGTTCGAATCAGCTTTTATTAAAGAATCAGAATGCTGGTCCGTTATCCTTTATTTTGAGGAGAAAAAGCCTATCCTGAATGAAGAGCAGGCCAGAAAATACAGTGCGCCCACTGAGACCGAACTTAACACTGACGAAGTGAAAATCCTGGATGCACTGCGGCTTTGGCGAAATGAAAAAGCCAAAGACCAAAACCTGCCTTCCTATTTTATTGCCACAAATAAGGAACTGCTTTCAATAGCGAAATATAAACCAGCCAAAAAAGAAGAGCTTCAGGATATTAAAGGTTTTGGCAAACATAAAATTGAGAATTACGGCGAGGAAATTATCAGTCTTGTAGAAACCGTTTAA
- a CDS encoding zinc-dependent alcohol dehydrogenase yields MLAMNFRGPFRVRADRNMPEPKIEHPEDAIVKVLRSCICGSDLHLYHGLVPDTRTGSTFGHEFIGEVVEVGSSVQKLKVGDRVMVPFNIACGKCAFCKQELYGNCHESNPMATAVGGIFGYSHTAGGFQGGQAEYARVPYADVGPTVIPDWMDPDDAVLLTDVVPTGYQAAEMGGIQKGDTVVVFGAGPIGIMAAKSAWLFGAGRVIIIDELEYRLDFAAKYAQCEAYNFNSIGDPVVFIKTQTDSLGADVCIDAVGCEAKGNMMNTLLGIKLLLQGGSTTALHWAINSVKKGGIVSIVGVYGPIDALVPIGNVVNKGITIRANQAAVKRNLPKLIEHVKNGILDPKQIITHRIPMEEVADAYHIFSRKLDGCIKTVLIPPTA; encoded by the coding sequence ATGTTAGCAATGAACTTTCGCGGGCCATTCCGCGTGCGCGCAGACCGCAATATGCCTGAACCGAAGATCGAACATCCGGAAGATGCAATCGTAAAGGTTTTACGATCCTGTATTTGCGGATCGGATCTTCATCTTTACCATGGTCTGGTGCCTGACACACGTACAGGCTCCACTTTTGGACATGAATTTATCGGCGAAGTTGTAGAAGTAGGTTCCTCTGTTCAAAAACTTAAAGTTGGCGACCGTGTAATGGTTCCGTTTAATATTGCCTGTGGCAAGTGTGCTTTCTGCAAGCAGGAGCTCTATGGCAACTGTCATGAATCCAACCCTATGGCTACCGCAGTTGGAGGTATCTTTGGATATTCACATACTGCGGGCGGATTCCAGGGTGGTCAGGCCGAGTATGCCCGGGTACCTTATGCGGATGTGGGTCCAACGGTAATTCCTGACTGGATGGATCCCGATGATGCTGTACTTCTTACCGACGTAGTTCCAACAGGTTACCAGGCGGCCGAAATGGGAGGCATCCAAAAGGGCGACACCGTAGTGGTTTTCGGTGCCGGACCCATTGGTATTATGGCGGCCAAAAGCGCCTGGCTGTTTGGTGCAGGAAGAGTAATTATAATAGATGAGCTGGAATACAGGCTTGACTTTGCGGCGAAATATGCACAGTGTGAAGCCTATAATTTTAACAGCATCGGTGACCCTGTAGTCTTCATTAAAACTCAGACAGATTCATTGGGTGCTGATGTTTGTATTGATGCTGTGGGGTGTGAGGCGAAGGGTAATATGATGAACACACTTCTGGGTATAAAGCTTCTTTTACAGGGTGGTTCCACTACCGCACTGCATTGGGCGATCAATTCTGTGAAAAAAGGCGGAATTGTTTCAATAGTGGGTGTTTACGGCCCTATTGATGCCTTGGTACCTATCGGAAACGTAGTCAATAAAGGTATTACAATCCGTGCTAACCAAGCTGCCGTGAAGCGTAACTTGCCAAAACTGATTGAGCACGTGAAAAATGGAATCCTGGATCCAAAACAAATCATTACGCACCGTATCCCAATGGAAGAGGTAGCAGATGCTTACCACATTTTTTCCAGAAAGCTGGACGGCTGTATAAAAACAGTACTGATTCCGCCAACAGCGTAA
- a CDS encoding isoaspartyl peptidase/L-asparaginase, with protein sequence MKIIIHGGFFSESSQSEETKIAKQQSLKNIIENSWEYLQDHNAVETAVYAVSLLEDDELYNAGTGSQIQSDGKIRMSASLMNGETQKFSGVINIESVKNPIKVAEVLTKEEDRVLGGEGAKKYAAKHGFEDYSTEIPQRRAEYEEKLKNGGLGTVGCVVLDNDGKLAAATSTGGKGFELVGRISDSATVAGNYANKFCAVSCTGVGEDIVSNATAAKIVTRVTDRIPINEAFSRTFQELAEIDGFAGAIAIDSDGNIFHLESHPTMVFASFDGKMYEQFS encoded by the coding sequence ATGAAGATAATTATCCATGGCGGCTTCTTTTCTGAAAGCAGCCAATCTGAAGAAACGAAGATTGCCAAACAGCAGTCCCTGAAAAATATTATTGAAAACAGTTGGGAATATCTTCAGGATCACAATGCTGTGGAGACAGCTGTTTACGCGGTTTCACTGCTGGAGGATGATGAACTTTATAATGCAGGTACCGGCTCCCAGATCCAAAGTGACGGTAAAATACGGATGAGTGCTTCGTTAATGAACGGTGAAACCCAAAAATTTTCCGGCGTTATTAATATTGAATCTGTTAAGAATCCGATTAAGGTTGCAGAAGTACTTACTAAGGAAGAAGACAGGGTTTTGGGTGGAGAAGGTGCAAAGAAATATGCTGCAAAGCATGGTTTTGAAGATTATTCAACCGAAATTCCACAGCGGCGTGCGGAGTACGAAGAGAAACTTAAAAACGGCGGCTTGGGCACTGTGGGCTGCGTAGTTCTGGACAATGATGGAAAACTGGCGGCTGCAACATCGACCGGCGGGAAAGGCTTTGAACTTGTAGGACGCATTTCAGACTCAGCCACAGTAGCAGGAAACTATGCAAACAAATTCTGTGCGGTGAGCTGTACCGGCGTGGGTGAAGATATCGTAAGCAATGCCACAGCAGCTAAGATTGTAACACGGGTGACGGATAGGATACCGATTAACGAGGCTTTCAGCAGGACATTCCAGGAGTTGGCCGAAATTGATGGTTTTGCGGGAGCAATCGCTATTGACAGTGACGGCAATATTTTCCACCTGGAAAGTCATCCAACAATGGTATTTGCATCATTCGATGGAAAGATGTACGAACAGTTCAGCTAA
- a CDS encoding ABC transporter ATP-binding protein — translation MLKAHQVKKSYDAGRKTALQDFSIDVPTGSIYGLLGPNGAGKTTFIRIINQITQADSGEVFINGEKLNPSHIRDIGYMPEERGLYKNMTVGDQLLYFGELKGMSKSEALYEAKYWFEQLNIDQWWKKKLSELSKGMAQKIQFVVTVLHKPKLLILDEPFSGFDPVNANLIKDQILALKERGTTIILSTHRMESVEEMCDYVALIHNSRKILDGKVFDVREQFKKNIFGVTISDVDKQQFENFRTGHRIDNFSMANELVSFEISNNGNQNHLISELVRIGKVRSFDEKIPSMNEVFITAVRDGHTADAPVSSTII, via the coding sequence ATGTTAAAAGCACACCAGGTTAAAAAGTCTTATGATGCGGGACGGAAAACCGCGCTTCAGGACTTCAGCATAGACGTTCCGACAGGCAGTATCTACGGACTGCTTGGCCCGAACGGAGCCGGAAAAACTACTTTCATCCGTATCATCAACCAAATTACCCAGGCCGACAGCGGTGAAGTTTTCATCAACGGTGAAAAACTGAACCCAAGCCACATTCGCGATATAGGATATATGCCCGAAGAGCGGGGTCTATACAAGAATATGACGGTAGGCGACCAGCTGCTTTATTTCGGTGAACTTAAGGGTATGAGCAAAAGTGAGGCTCTGTATGAAGCTAAATATTGGTTCGAACAGCTGAACATAGACCAGTGGTGGAAAAAGAAACTCAGCGAACTCTCCAAAGGGATGGCGCAAAAGATACAGTTTGTAGTCACGGTACTGCACAAACCCAAACTGCTAATACTGGATGAACCTTTTTCAGGCTTTGACCCCGTGAACGCAAATCTTATTAAAGACCAGATACTGGCTTTAAAGGAACGTGGCACCACTATTATCCTTTCCACACACCGTATGGAAAGTGTGGAGGAAATGTGCGATTATGTGGCACTTATTCACAATTCAAGAAAGATACTGGACGGAAAAGTATTCGATGTTCGGGAGCAGTTTAAGAAAAATATTTTTGGAGTTACCATTTCGGATGTTGATAAGCAGCAGTTTGAAAATTTCCGTACAGGTCATAGGATAGATAATTTCTCGATGGCAAATGAACTTGTTTCATTTGAAATAAGCAATAACGGAAACCAGAATCACCTTATCTCAGAACTTGTAAGAATAGGAAAAGTCCGTTCCTTCGATGAGAAGATTCCGAGCATGAACGAGGTCTTCATCACGGCGGTGCGTGATGGCCATACTGCCGATGCACCCGTTTCGTCCACAATCATTTAA
- a CDS encoding single-stranded DNA-binding protein, whose amino-acid sequence MSLRNRVTLIGHTGKEVEVINFEKGMKASVSLATNDFYTNAMGEKVEETQWHSLVAFGKTAEIMQKYVQKGKEIAVEGKLMYRSYDKDGQKMYITEIRVEELVLLGSK is encoded by the coding sequence ATGTCACTAAGAAACAGAGTAACCCTAATCGGTCACACAGGAAAAGAAGTAGAAGTTATCAACTTTGAAAAAGGAATGAAGGCAAGTGTATCACTCGCAACAAATGATTTTTACACCAACGCCATGGGCGAGAAAGTAGAGGAGACCCAATGGCATTCATTGGTAGCCTTTGGAAAAACTGCCGAAATCATGCAGAAATATGTCCAGAAAGGTAAGGAGATCGCAGTAGAAGGCAAGCTAATGTACCGCTCCTACGACAAAGATGGTCAGAAGATGTACATCACCGAAATTCGCGTAGAAGAACTTGTGCTCCTGGGAAGCAAATAA